The segment TTGAATATAGAGTAGTGCCTCATTTTCTACATGCTAAGAAAATATTAGATAGTGGCGCAATTGGCAATCCCTGGTTAATAAAGTTAGAATGGATAATGAGTAGCAGGGCGGACTATAGTAGGCCTTGGAATTGGTATTCTGATTCGGATAAAGGTGGAGGCGTAATAGGAGCTCTTGGAACACATGCAATTGACATATTACATTGGCTAATAGGCCCAACTAAAAATGTTTCAGCACTGAATTCCACCTCAATCACTAATAGAAAGTCCTTATCTAATGGAATTTTAAAAAACGTAACTAGTGAAGATATTTGCTTGTCGTATGTAGAACTTGAAAATATGTACTCGACTGAACTCATACCATGTCAAATAAGTCTTTCGTCAACATCATTAAATGGAAGAGGGTTCTGGTTAGAAGTATATGGAAGTGATGGTAATTTAGTTTTAGGAAGCAATAATCAAAAAGATTATGTTCATGGCTTTGGTCTATGGGTAGGAGATCGTGAGAAGCAAGCGCAATCTATTAATCCAGACAAAGAATATTTATTTAATAAAACTTGGGAAGATGGAAGAGTAGCCCCTGTAAAAAGGATACATAGTCTCTGGGCAGAAAGTATAAGAACCAAAAAACCGATAATACCAGGACTTCAAGAGGGTTTAGAAAGCCAAAAAGTTTGTGAAAAAATGAAAGAGTCCAACCTTTCAGGTCTTAAATTATCTGTAAAGTAACAACAGGGGAACTTTATGTAGAAAAGAAATAATTAGAAACTATTAAATTAACATGTGCAAATATGCCTCTATAAAATGTAGTTTTTTATACATTAGAAATGTTATTTAGTTCATTACTGAAGAGGCTAAGCATGAAATGATCTACAAGAATAATTTGAGCCCAATGACATTAAGTTATTACAAAGACGAATTAAAGCAAACAGCACTTTTGCTATCTAAAACTGGGAAAGGAATCTTAGCAGTAGATGAATCTACTAAAACTATTGGGAAGAGACTCTCTTCAATAAATGTTGAAAATACAGAGGAAAATAGAAAAGCATATAGAGGCATGCTTTTTACTACTGAAGGATTAGGTGAATATATAAGTGGAGCGATTCTGTTTGAAGAAACTCTTTATCAGAATCACCTTGATGGTGATTCAATGGTCAAAAAGCTTGAAAAGCTAGGAATAATTCCAGGAATTAAAGTAGATAAAGGACTACGACCTCTCTCTGGAGCCAATGATGTTGAAACTTTCTGTTCAGGACTAGACGGTTTAGTGGAAAGAGCATCAGATTATTATTCTCAAGGTGCTCGCTTTGCTAAATGGAGAGCTGTCCTTCAAATTACTGATGATGGATGCCCATCAAATCTTTCAATAAAAGAAAATGCATGGGGTCTTGCAAGATACGCTAGATCAGTTCAAGAATCTGGGCTAGTTCCAATAATTGAGCCTGAGATTCTTATGGATGGCTCTCATCAAATAGATAAAACAGCAGAAATACAAGAGGAAGTAATAAAGGAGGTTTATATGGCATGTCAGATGAACAATGTCTTCCTAGAAGGAACTCTTTTAAAACCTTCGATGACAGTTCAAGGCGCGGAATGTAC is part of the Prochlorococcus marinus str. MIT 0919 genome and harbors:
- a CDS encoding Gfo/Idh/MocA family protein encodes the protein MDSAKKIPVAIAGMGFGQKVHLKALLDSNEMEPVAIWHPNKHKFKEWGEKHEIKFYDNWDSILKDQNIEGIIIATPPEPRFLLAKEALSYGKHLLLEKPVALRSAQIIELQKIALKKQLSVAVDFEYRVVPHFLHAKKILDSGAIGNPWLIKLEWIMSSRADYSRPWNWYSDSDKGGGVIGALGTHAIDILHWLIGPTKNVSALNSTSITNRKSLSNGILKNVTSEDICLSYVELENMYSTELIPCQISLSSTSLNGRGFWLEVYGSDGNLVLGSNNQKDYVHGFGLWVGDREKQAQSINPDKEYLFNKTWEDGRVAPVKRIHSLWAESIRTKKPIIPGLQEGLESQKVCEKMKESNLSGLKLSVK
- a CDS encoding class I fructose-bisphosphate aldolase, whose protein sequence is MTLSYYKDELKQTALLLSKTGKGILAVDESTKTIGKRLSSINVENTEENRKAYRGMLFTTEGLGEYISGAILFEETLYQNHLDGDSMVKKLEKLGIIPGIKVDKGLRPLSGANDVETFCSGLDGLVERASDYYSQGARFAKWRAVLQITDDGCPSNLSIKENAWGLARYARSVQESGLVPIIEPEILMDGSHQIDKTAEIQEEVIKEVYMACQMNNVFLEGTLLKPSMTVQGAECTDKANPEKIAEFTIRTMERSVPASVPGIVFLSGGLSEEAASIYLNLMNKVKRKAKWNIGFSYGRALQHSCLKEWKGTDVKNGQKALKARARANSEASKGCYSAGSQPSSDEALFVAGYKY